The genomic stretch GCGGGCGCTGGCCGTCGGCCTGGCCTTCGGCAAGGGCGCTGACGAAGGCGAAGCGCTTGTGGCCGAGCTGGCACAGCGCATCGACCGCGTCGGTGAGGCCTTGGGTGAAGTCTGACAGGACGGCATCGACCGGGATTGGCTTGTCCGGGATGCCGTTGCCGAGCACGACCACCGGGCGTTTGGCGTTGGCCATCTCGGTGAGATCGGGGCGGAAGACTTCGTTGTCGGAAAGCCACAGCACGCTGCCGTCGACTTCCAAGTCTTCGAGGTCGGCAAGGAGGTGCTTTTCGCGGACCAGTGATGATCGGCAGTTCTCGACCAGCAGGTCGTAGCCGCGCTCCTCGACAGCGGCTTCGAGCTCGTCGGCGAGGGTCGAGAAGAAGGGGTTTGTCAGGTCCTGGATGAGCAGGCCGATCGTGTGGTAACGGCCGGAGCGCAGGGCACGGGCGGTCTTCGATGGCCGGTAGTCGAGTTCGCGAGCCGCCTGAAAGACGCGTGCCTCGGTCTCCTTGGACGCCCAAGAATTCGGCCGGCGATTGAGGATGGTGGAGGCTGTGTTCACAGCCACACCGGCACGCTCGGCGACATCTTTGAGGCGGATCCGTTTGTTCATTCAGGAAATGTTCTTATCAAGGGATTCCGCGGAAAGAAGCGGTTCATGGCAAGTGGATTCCAACAGGAAACCTGTTTGGTTGGAGGGCTGTTCACAGCACCTTTTCCTCCGACAGCCTGTGATCTTGGCTGTTGGCTTCGATCCCGTCGGGATTGTGTGCCGGCCTAGCGCAGCGTCGCCGCGATCTCGGTGGCGAGCCGGGCTAGCAGACGGCTTTGGGCTGCGGCCACTTCATCGTAGCCATCGGCTTTCAGCGGTTCGCTGCCGGACCAACTCTTGGAGGTGACCATGCGGCGGTCGGGCAGGGAATAGACCCGCCATGCGGCTTCCAGCACGGCCTCGCCATCGGCGGTGCCGTGGAGCTGGCGGATATCGAGGCTGACCTGATAGCGCAGGTCGCTGTCGCTGCCCCACGGGTAGGTGCGGACATTGCCGGTGCCGAGGCGACGGCCGAGATTGGTCGCGGTGACGCGGGCGATGTTCTCTTCCAAGTCGCCCGCCCAGCGGTGGGACTCGGCGACGCCCATGCGGTTGCCGCTTTCCTGGAAGACGAGGTTGGCGCGGTCCAGATAGCTCGCGAGGGAAACCGGTCCGACACCGAGGGACATCCCGCCGCCGGAGGGGGCGGGGCCTTCGGGGGTGAGGACGTAGAAGGACTTGGCGGGGGCGCAGGAGAAAAGCTGAACCGACAGGAGGCCTAGAACGCCAAGTTTGAGAAGGGATCGGAGCATGGCAATCAATGGAGGGTCTTATCGCTTTGCGCGCGGCTTGGGGTCGCCCGAGCCTTCGCGGCCGAAGAGCAGGGAGTTCGGCTTTTCCTCAATGGAGTCGGATAGGACCTTGAAGGAGCGGAGCGCGGCGCGGAGTTCGTCGAGCGTGCGTGCGAGATCACCCTGCATGGCCCCTTGAGGACCGAGGCTGCTGACGCTGCCGCGCACCTCCTTGAGGGTCGCTTCGAGCTCGGCGGTTAGATTTTGCGTCTCGTCGCGAGCGAGCAGCTTCTTGGCCTCGGCAAGCGCGCCTTCCGCTTCGGTGAGCGTGCTGCGGACGTCCTTGACGGTGATGGTGATCTCGTCGGCGGCATTGCCAAACTTGTTGAGCGTCTCATCCAGCGGCAGGGCCTCGATCTTGGCGAGGATGGCGTTGAGCTTGTCCTGGAGCTGGGCGAGGCCGGACGACTCGGTGGGAATGACCTCGAACTCGCCAAGCTGCGCCAGCTCGGCAGGCTCGGCGCCCGGCACGAAGTCGAGATCGACGTAAAGTGCGCCGGTGAGCAGCGATCCCGTGCTGAGCTTGGCACGCAGGCCGCGCCGGACGCATTCGGCAAGGGCGGCCGACGGGTCCGTGATGTCCTCGACCGCCTTGCCGAGGGTTTCGGAGTCGATCTCGATGACCACCGGCACCCGTGAATCGTTGGGCGGCGAGTGCTTGAAGCTGATCTCGATGACGCGCCCCAGCGGGATACCGCGGAATTCCACCGGAGCGCCCGGCGACAGCCCGCGAACCGATTGATCGAAGAACAGCAGGATGCGGTGGTCGGGCGTGAAGACGGATCTCCGCGCGGCTTCCTCATCCGGGAAAAGCTCGAAGGCCGCGCCATCGTGCACCGGATCTCCGGCCGTGCCGCCCTTGGGCACGGAAAAGACCGCCCCGCCGGAGAGCATCGCCTGCAACGAGGGCGTGCTTACCTTGAAACCATCGGCACCCGCCTCGACATCGATGCCGCTGGTGTTCCAAAAGCAA from Luteolibacter arcticus encodes the following:
- the pqiB gene encoding intermembrane transport protein PqiB — encoded protein: MTEETQEPRAVIHHRRRWSSVWLVPLLALVVAGGLVWKHYAGRGPIAYVRFETAESIEAGTTEVRCRSVRVGVIERVDLSDDLQSVVAEVRMDPNSEYLLRQGTRFWVVKPRVSGASISGLSTIVSGAYLELEPGETKMSVHHFDGLEEPPVTAASVPGLRLTLVADDAGSLAAGSPIYYRGFEVGRVERRTLDIENRRIRFDIFIEEEFSGLVRQGTCFWNTSGIDVEAGADGFKVSTPSLQAMLSGGAVFSVPKGGTAGDPVHDGAAFELFPDEEAARRSVFTPDHRILLFFDQSVRGLSPGAPVEFRGIPLGRVIEISFKHSPPNDSRVPVVIEIDSETLGKAVEDITDPSAALAECVRRGLRAKLSTGSLLTGALYVDLDFVPGAEPAELAQLGEFEVIPTESSGLAQLQDKLNAILAKIEALPLDETLNKFGNAADEITITVKDVRSTLTEAEGALAEAKKLLARDETQNLTAELEATLKEVRGSVSSLGPQGAMQGDLARTLDELRAALRSFKVLSDSIEEKPNSLLFGREGSGDPKPRAKR
- a CDS encoding LacI family DNA-binding transcriptional regulator; protein product: MNKRIRLKDVAERAGVAVNTASTILNRRPNSWASKETEARVFQAARELDYRPSKTARALRSGRYHTIGLLIQDLTNPFFSTLADELEAAVEERGYDLLVENCRSSLVREKHLLADLEDLEVDGSVLWLSDNEVFRPDLTEMANAKRPVVVLGNGIPDKPIPVDAVLSDFTQGLTDAVDALCQLGHKRFAFVSALAEGQADGQRPRLFQEMLAARGIPASNIDILRTGHTVESACETFANFLKKRPDKRPTALLAMNDLAAIGAMRAAIEAGLTVPADLSVVGVDDVPLCSFLPITLSSIRQRYKKITRAAADLLISRIESADAAALPPRQEIFATVYTPRESVGPAKG
- a CDS encoding PqiC family protein, whose product is MLRSLLKLGVLGLLSVQLFSCAPAKSFYVLTPEGPAPSGGGMSLGVGPVSLASYLDRANLVFQESGNRMGVAESHRWAGDLEENIARVTATNLGRRLGTGNVRTYPWGSDSDLRYQVSLDIRQLHGTADGEAVLEAAWRVYSLPDRRMVTSKSWSGSEPLKADGYDEVAAAQSRLLARLATEIAATLR